One Cuculus canorus isolate bCucCan1 chromosome 1, bCucCan1.pri, whole genome shotgun sequence DNA segment encodes these proteins:
- the PCDH20 gene encoding protocadherin-20, with amino-acid sequence MGIPGGRGSSSARGSRQHLLLFLLFVGPFNCFASYSRATELFYSLNEGLPAGVLIGSLARDLRLPTTDGQHPAALQPPLSFTLASHGLGGQYVQLDNRSGELHTSAVEIDREALCVESSGATVFGGAAAVSSSSLSPESCLLLLDVLVLPQEYFRLVKVKIAIRDVNDNAPHFPVPHICLSVPENAPVNTRLAIEHPALDPDVGTNGVQTYRLQDNYGVFTLDVEENESGERTPYLIVMGALDREAREEYVTVIVAEDGGTPPLVGSATLTIGISDINDNCPQFSDAQLNVTLYGNSTLGTHVATVHAIDMDLGSNAEITYSYSQKVPQPSRDLFHLDESIGTITLSSKVDGDAPRLHRLIVLGNGPGCIPAVITVLVTIIKVMMRPPEIVPRFIANEVEGVVYLKELEPINTPIAFFTIKDPDEKYEVNCYLDGDGPFRLSPYKPYNNEYLLETTKPLDYETQQLYEISVVAWNSEGFHVTKIIKVHVLDDNDNSPVFSQQLIELSIEENNVPNAFLTKLHATDADSGERGQVSYFLGPDAPSYFSLDKISGVLTVSTQLDREEKEKYRYTVKAVDSGFPPRESIATVTITVLDKNDNSPRFINKDFSFFVPENFPGFGEIGVISVTDADAGQNGWVALSVLNGSDIFVIDTGKGVLRAKVSLDREQQSSYILWIEAVDGGDPALSSTAKITILLLDINDNPPLVLFPQSNMSYLLVLPSTLPGSPITEVYAVDKDTGMNAVIAYSIIGRRGPRPESFRIDPKTGNITLEESLMQNDYGLYRLLVKVSDHGYPEPLHSTVMVNLFVNDTVSNESYIESLLRKEPDISIEEKQPQISIEPTHKKIESASCMPMLVALSIISLGSITLVTGMGIYICLSRGKKHHRADENLEVQIPLNGRINLHMLEKKPVEISNI; translated from the exons ATGGGGATCCCGGGCGGGCGCGGCAGCAGCTCCGCCCGCGGCAGCCGGCAG cacttgctcctctttctcctcttcgTTGGACCTTTCAACTGTTTTGCCAGTTACAGCCGTGCCACCGAGCTCTTCTACAGCCTCAACGAGGGTCTTCCTGCTGGGGTGCTCATCGGCAGCTTGGCCCGTGACTTACGGCTGCCAACAACTGATgggcagcatcctgcagccctCCAACCCCCTCTGTCCTTCACCTTGGCCTCCCATGGTTTGGGGGGACAGTATGTGCAGCTGGACAACCgctctggagagctgcacaCCTCAGCCGTGGAGATTGACCGAGAAGCTCTGTGTGTGGAAAGCAGTGGGGCCACGGTCTttggaggagcagctgctgtctCATCCTCCTCACTCTCACCTGAGTCatgcctgctgctcctggatGTGCTGGTACTGCCGCAGGAGTACTTCCGCCTGGTGAAGGTAAAAATTGCTATCCGTGATGTCAACGACAATGCGCCCCACTTCCCTGTCCCCCACATCTGCCTCTCAGTGCCCGAGAATGCACCTGTAAACACCCGCCTGGCTATCGAGCACCCTGCCCTTGATCCCGACGTGGGCACCAACGGTGTCCAGACCTACCGCCTTCAAGATAACTATGGTGTCTTCACCCTGGATGTAGAGGAGAATGAGAGTGGGGAGAGGACTCCGTACCTGATTGTCATGGGAGCTCTGGACAGGGAGGCACGGGAGGAGTATGTCACAGTCATAGTTGCTGAGGATGGGGGGACTCCTCCACTTGTGGGCAGTGCCACTCTCACTATTGGGATCAGCGACATCAATGACAACTGCCCCCAGTTCAGTGACGCACAGCTCAATGTCACTCTTTATGGGAATTCCACTCTAGGGACGCACGTGGCCACTGTCCATGCAATAGACATGGACCTTGGATCCAATGCTGAGATCACCTACTCCTACAGCCAGAAAGTCCCCCAGCCATCCAGAGACTTGTTCCATCTGGATGAAAGTATAGGAACTATCACACTCTCCAGTAAAGTTGATGGGGATGCTCCAAGGCTCCACAGACTGATCGTATTGGGCAACGGTCCTGGTTGTATCCCTGCTGTGATCACAGTCCTAGTGACCATCATCAAAGTCATGATGAGACCACCTGAAATTGTCCCTCGTTTCATAGCTAATGAAGTGGAAGGGGTGGTGTACTTAAAGGAACTGGAGCCTATCAACACACCAATAGCATTTTTTACCATCAAGGACCCTGATGAAAAATACGAAGTCAATTGTTATTTGGATGGTGATGGGCCTTTCAGGCTTTCACCATACAAGCCATACAATAACGAATACCTATTAGAGACCACAAAGCCTTTGGACTATGAGACACAGCAGCTGTATGAAATCTCTGTAGTTGCCTGGAACTCTGAAGGATTTCATGTTACCAAAATAATCAAAGTACATGTTCTGGACGACAACGACAACTCGCCAGTTTTCTCTCAACAGCTGATAGAGTTATCCATTGAGGAGAACAATGTTCCCAATGCTTTCTTGACCAAACTGCATGCTACAGATGCTGACAGTGGAGAAAGAGGGCAAGTGTCATATTTTTTAGGGCCTGATGCcccttcctatttttctttagaTAAAATCTCAGGAGTTCTTACAGTTTCAACCCAActggacagagaagaaaaagagaaatacagatatACTGTCAAAGCAGTAGATTCTGGGTTTCCTCCGAGAGAATCAATAGCAACTGTCACCATCACTGTATTGGATAAAAATGATAATAGTCCAAGATTTATCAATAAGGATTTCAGCTTTTTTGTGCCAGAAAACTTTCCAGGTTTCGGTGAAATTGGAGTTATAAGTGTCACAGATGCTGATGCAGGGCAGAATGGATGGGTTGCCCTTTCAGTTCTGAATGGAAGTGATATTTTTGTCATAGATACTGGGAAAGGAGTTTTGAGAGCTAAAGTCTCCCTAGACAGGGAGCAGCAAAGCTCCTACATTCTGTGGATTGAAGCAGTTGATGGTGGTGATCCTGCCCTCTCCTCTACTGCAAAAATAACTATTCTTCTTTTGGACATAAATGATAACCCCCCTTTGGTCTTGTTTCCTCAATCTAATATGTCTTATTTGTTGGTCCTTCCTTCTACCCTTCCTGGGTCTCCCATCACTGAGGTCTATGCTGTTGATAAGGACACTGGCATGAATGCAGTCATAGCTTACAGCATCATAGGAAGAAGAGGCCCTCGACCAGAGTCATTTAGGATTGACCCTAAAACTGGTAATATCACCTTGGAAGAGTCACTGATGCAAAATGACTATGGCCTCTACCGTCTGCTTGTGAAAGTTAGTGATCACGGCTATCCAGAACCTCTCCATTCCACTGTCATGGTGAACCTTTTTGTCAATGACACTGTTAGCAATGAGAGCTACATCGAAAGTTTGTTAAGAAAGGAGCCTGATATCAGTATAGAGGAAAAGCAGCCACAAATATCCATAGAGCctacacataaaaaaatagagTCGGCATCCTGCATGCCTATGTTGGTAGCTCTGTCAATAATAAGCTTGGGTTCAATCACTTTAGTAACAGGGATGGGCATTTACATCTGTTTaagtagaggaaaaaagcatCACAGAGCAGATGAAAACTTGGAAGTACAAATCCCATTAAATGGAAGAATTAACCTGCACATGTTGGAGAAGAAACCAGTGGAGATTTCTAACATCTGA